A part of Streptococcus porcinus genomic DNA contains:
- the dnaN gene encoding DNA polymerase III subunit beta: protein MIQFSINRSLFIQALNATKRAISSKNAIPVLSTIKIEVSQSDITLTGSNGQISIETIIPVSNENAGLLISSTGAILLEASFFINIISSLPDFTLDFKEIEHHQVVLTSGKSEITLKGKDVEQYPRLQEVSTDNPLVLETKLLKSIISETAFAASTQESRPILTGVHLTLKNHKEFKAVATDSHRMSQRLLTLEKSATDFDVVIPSKSLREFTSVFTDDIETVEIFFSPSQILFRSDYISFYTRLLEGNYPDTDRLLMNQFETEAVFNTQALRHAMERAYLISNATQNGTVKLEVTESSVTAHVNSPEVGKVNEELETVEKTGSDLTISFNPTYLIEALKAFKNETVRIRFVSPVRPFTLTSDDEEGFIQLITPVRTN from the coding sequence ATGATTCAATTCTCTATAAATCGTTCCCTTTTTATACAAGCTTTAAATGCAACCAAAAGAGCTATCAGCAGTAAAAATGCTATTCCAGTTCTTTCAACTATAAAAATTGAAGTTAGTCAATCTGATATTACTTTAACAGGCTCTAATGGACAAATTTCAATTGAAACTATCATTCCAGTTTCAAATGAAAATGCAGGTCTCTTAATTTCTTCAACAGGTGCAATCTTATTGGAAGCAAGCTTTTTTATCAATATTATTTCAAGTCTTCCGGATTTTACTTTAGATTTTAAAGAAATTGAACATCATCAAGTTGTTCTGACGAGTGGAAAATCAGAAATTACCTTGAAAGGTAAAGATGTCGAACAATATCCTCGTTTACAAGAAGTTTCAACTGATAATCCACTTGTTTTAGAAACAAAATTATTAAAATCTATTATTTCTGAAACGGCATTTGCTGCTAGTACTCAAGAAAGTCGGCCAATTCTAACAGGTGTGCATTTAACGTTGAAAAATCATAAAGAGTTTAAAGCGGTAGCTACAGATTCACACCGTATGAGCCAGCGGCTTTTAACTTTAGAAAAATCAGCAACTGACTTTGATGTTGTTATTCCAAGTAAATCATTAAGAGAATTTACTTCTGTTTTTACAGATGATATTGAAACGGTGGAAATCTTTTTCTCACCAAGTCAAATTTTATTTAGAAGTGATTACATTTCTTTTTATACTAGACTTTTAGAAGGAAATTATCCCGATACTGATCGTTTACTGATGAATCAATTTGAAACTGAAGCCGTTTTTAATACCCAAGCCTTAAGACATGCTATGGAACGTGCTTACCTGATTTCTAATGCGACTCAAAATGGAACTGTTAAACTTGAAGTCACTGAGTCTTCAGTTACTGCTCATGTTAATTCACCTGAAGTAGGAAAAGTAAATGAAGAATTGGAAACAGTAGAAAAAACTGGAAGTGACTTGACAATTTCTTTTAACCCTACATACTTAATTGAAGCATTGAAAGCTTTTAAAAATGAAACTGTAAGAATCCGTTTTGTATCACCAGTTAGACCTTTCACTTTAACTTCTGATGATGAAGAAGGGTTCATTCAATTAATTACACCAGTAAGAACTAACTAA
- a CDS encoding DUF951 domain-containing protein gives MYQLGTVVEMKKPHACIVKENGKKANSWKIVRIGADIKIQCQNCDHIVMMSRHNFERKLKKIISQP, from the coding sequence ATGTATCAGCTTGGAACTGTAGTAGAGATGAAAAAGCCTCATGCATGTATTGTCAAAGAAAATGGAAAAAAAGCTAATTCTTGGAAAATCGTAAGAATTGGGGCAGATATCAAAATTCAATGTCAAAATTGTGATCATATTGTAATGATGAGTCGTCATAATTTTGAAAGAAAATTAAAGAAAATTATTTCGCAACCTTAG
- a CDS encoding helix-turn-helix domain-containing protein, producing MNKFAEQLKNYRLKKNYSQDALADRLFISRQAISKWENGDSTPDLENLVKLAEIFDVTLDQLVRGKELASSHNNENDSEEDDNLNLLEGREYVINPETGKYEKRDGITIFIDLVSEYWWLIFFVPIIISFIKSLINLF from the coding sequence TTGAATAAATTTGCAGAACAATTAAAAAACTATCGACTTAAAAAAAACTATTCTCAAGATGCTTTAGCTGACCGACTTTTCATTTCACGACAAGCGATTTCTAAATGGGAAAATGGGGACAGCACTCCTGATTTGGAAAATCTTGTTAAACTGGCAGAAATTTTTGATGTTACACTTGATCAATTGGTGAGAGGAAAAGAATTAGCTTCATCACATAATAATGAAAATGATTCAGAAGAAGATGATAATCTTAACCTTCTTGAAGGTAGAGAGTATGTTATTAATCCAGAGACAGGAAAATATGAAAAACGTGATGGGATCACAATTTTTATTGACCTTGTATCAGAATATTGGTGGCTAATCTTTTTTGTGCCAATTATTATTAGTTTTATCAAATCACTTATAAATTTATTTTAG
- the ychF gene encoding redox-regulated ATPase YchF yields MALTAGIVGLPNVGKSTLFNAITKAGAEAANYPFATIDPNVGMVEVPDERLNKLTELITPKKTVPTTFEFTDIAGIVKGASKGEGLGNKFLANIREVDAIVHVVRAFDDENVMREQGRDDAFVDPMADIDTINLELILADLDSINKRYARVEKMARTQKDKDSVAEFNVLQKIKPVLEDGKSARTIDFTDEEEKVVKGLFLLTTKPVLYVANVDEDRVADPDDIDYVKQIRAFAETENAEVVVISARAEEEISELDDDDKAEFLEAIGLTESGVDKLTRAAYHLLGLGTYFTAGEKEVRAWTFKRGIKAPQAAGIIHSDFERGFIRAVTMSYDDLIKYGSEKAVKEAGRLREEGKEYIVQDGDIMEFRFNV; encoded by the coding sequence ATGGCTTTAACAGCTGGTATTGTTGGCTTGCCTAATGTAGGTAAATCAACCCTTTTTAATGCAATTACTAAAGCAGGGGCAGAAGCTGCTAATTATCCTTTTGCGACAATTGATCCAAATGTTGGTATGGTTGAAGTACCTGATGAACGTCTTAATAAATTAACGGAATTAATTACGCCTAAAAAAACTGTTCCAACTACTTTTGAATTTACCGATATTGCAGGGATTGTTAAAGGAGCTTCAAAAGGTGAAGGTTTAGGAAATAAATTTCTTGCTAATATTCGTGAGGTTGATGCTATTGTTCACGTAGTTCGTGCTTTTGACGATGAAAATGTAATGCGCGAACAAGGTCGTGACGATGCCTTTGTAGATCCAATGGCTGATATTGATACTATTAATTTGGAATTAATCCTTGCCGACTTAGATTCAATCAATAAACGTTATGCACGTGTTGAAAAAATGGCTCGGACACAAAAAGATAAAGATTCTGTGGCTGAATTTAATGTTCTTCAAAAAATTAAACCAGTCCTAGAAGATGGTAAATCAGCTCGAACTATTGATTTTACAGATGAAGAAGAAAAAGTAGTAAAGGGACTATTCTTACTAACAACAAAGCCAGTTTTATATGTTGCTAATGTTGATGAAGATCGTGTTGCTGATCCAGATGACATTGATTATGTTAAACAAATTCGTGCTTTTGCAGAAACAGAAAATGCTGAAGTTGTTGTTATCTCCGCGCGTGCAGAAGAAGAAATTTCAGAATTAGACGATGACGATAAAGCAGAATTTTTAGAAGCTATTGGTCTAACGGAGTCAGGTGTTGATAAATTGACACGCGCAGCTTACCATTTACTTGGTTTAGGAACATATTTCACTGCTGGTGAAAAAGAGGTGCGGGCTTGGACATTTAAACGAGGAATTAAAGCACCACAAGCTGCTGGAATTATTCATTCTGATTTTGAAAGAGGATTTATCAGAGCAGTAACAATGAGTTATGATGATTTAATTAAGTATGGCAGTGAAAAGGCTGTTAAAGAAGCTGGTCGTCTTCGTGAAGAAGGTAAAGAGTATATTGTGCAAGATGGCGATATTATGGAGTTTCGATTTAACGTTTAA
- the pth gene encoding aminoacyl-tRNA hydrolase — MVKMIVGLGNPGSKYDNTKHNVGFMAIDQLAKNFDVTFSEDKNFKALVGCTFINQEKVYFIKPTTFMNNSGITVRALLTYYNISISDLIVIYDDLDMEVGKLRFRQKGSAGGHNGIKSIIANIGSQEFDRVKIGIGRPRPGMTVINHVLGKFEKEDGIRIALTLEKVVTAVNFYLQEDNFELTMQKFNG; from the coding sequence ATGGTAAAAATGATTGTAGGGCTGGGAAATCCTGGTTCTAAATACGACAATACGAAACATAATGTTGGTTTTATGGCTATAGATCAACTTGCTAAAAATTTTGATGTTACTTTTTCAGAAGATAAGAATTTTAAAGCACTTGTTGGTTGTACATTTATTAATCAAGAGAAAGTTTATTTTATTAAACCAACAACATTTATGAACAATAGTGGTATTACTGTTAGAGCATTATTGACTTATTATAATATCTCTATTTCAGACTTAATTGTCATTTATGATGATTTAGATATGGAAGTAGGTAAACTTCGTTTTCGCCAAAAAGGTTCTGCTGGTGGACACAATGGCATAAAGTCTATTATTGCAAATATAGGCAGTCAAGAATTTGATCGTGTCAAAATTGGTATCGGTCGACCACGCCCTGGAATGACGGTCATCAATCACGTATTAGGAAAATTTGAAAAAGAAGATGGAATAAGAATTGCATTAACACTAGAAAAAGTTGTCACGGCTGTAAATTTCTATTTACAAGAAGATAACTTTGAATTAACTATGCAAAAATTCAATGGGTAA